ACAAAGATATCCTAGCAGTGATCCTTGTGATGAGAGGTTTTCATTGAATGAGAGTGATTTCTGAGTGGATAATGGAATTCCAAGATATTTGAAGGGAAACTCTCCACGACTAAATCCCAGCCTAGTGAGGATTTGCACTTCCTCAGCCAGTGATACTCCCCCAAAGTACACGGAGTTTTTCTCTAAATTAGCAAGTAGTCCCGATGCCTTAGAGAATTCATTGAAACATTGTTGTATCATAGTGACTGACGCTAGGTCACCTCTCGAGAAAAGGAGCAGGTCATCTGCAAAACACATGTGACTTATTCCTAGCTTCCCACACCTTGGATGAAATTTAAACTCTCCAGTATTCTTGAGGCTGTGTAATAATCGACTTAAGTACTCCATAGCAATTGCAAAAAAGGAAAGGTGATATTGGATCGCCTTGTCTTAATCCTCTTGCAGCTTTAAAGGGATGAATTGTTTCTCTATTAGTCAATACAAAGTAGCTCACACATTCCATCACCCAATTGGTGAACCTTCTTGGAAATCCAAGTTCAGTCATTACTTGGTCGAGATATATCCATTCCAAAGAGTCATAGGCCTTTTGCAAATCTATTTTGATCATACACCTTGGAGATATGTGTTCCTTGTTATATCCCTTCACTAATTCATGTGAAAAAATGATGTTGTCTCCTATCTTCCTCCCTGGTATGAAACCTGCTTGTTCTTCACTGATCACAATGGCCATTaccttctattattattattatttgatactGAATACACTACTAGATATTTGATATTGGATCATTgtgttttgttctttctttttaagtATGTATCTATgcaaaaatatactaaatacatcacattttttttatcttacaTACACGTACTTATGCATAGATACACATTATGTATATGTGCATATTCAAAACtagatatataaatacataaaattgtGAAACTCAATACATTGTGAAGCACAAATACAGAGAGGGAGTGGAACGAAAGACGGAGAGATACAAATGAGAAAAGAGTGAAACGAGCAAGAAAGCACATTGTATCTCAGATAgacaaatacatgtgaatctcACGAGACGAATACATCGTATCTGATAACAAACTCAAACACATTTTGTAATTAACTAAatcatcacttttttttaacataattacaCTCTATAATTACGTGTTTTCTGAAATTTCCTCTTAATATTAACTACGTAAGATACATAGTAAAAATTTTTGACCTCAAATGCTAAATTAATTCCGAGTCTCTATAGCATATAAGGAAAACAACTAActaaaagaaggaaagaaaagaaattatcGAAACGTCAGTGTTCACATTCTTTAGGTACAACTGCTTACAGCTTAAAGTACAAAAATACATTACTTCTGTCAGCCGTAGCCTATACAGTATCTTTTGTTTTCTATATATACACAGAAGAAACGagcaaaagagagagaaaagcgcgcgtctagagagagaaagtgaGAGAGAGACGCTTGGTGACTCTACCAGGTAATATAGACCTATAGATACAGAAATTCGTAACTCTATGCTGACTTTTGTGTGTATTTATCTGACATCCATGAAATCATCCTTCACTGTTTCTGTGTATAGTACTGTTCATCGTCTTGTTggaagtttttttcttttggtaatTTGAGCTGTTTTTGGACTTTGAATTTTGTTTAGGGTTTTTGATCTGTTGATCATTTGTGGTTTTGGTTGTTGAATTATGTGTGATTCCttgattgaattgatgaaagTTGATTGAGTTGACTTTGCGATCTTCTGGgtttacttttaattattttggggTTTTGGGTTTTCTATTCTTGTGAATTTTTTAGGCTTTGGTATGGATATACGAGAACTTTATTACTggtaaattttcatttttttcttaatttacgaatacaatttgattttttgaaaatattctgGAAATACGGAGTATTCATCTGTTTTCTTGACCATATGTGCAGTATTctgcttttattttatttttttaaaaaaaaattgggtaaaagtttgatttttattttgaattctaGAAACTTAGGAAAATAAGTCTTTGTTCTTGTAGATCTTAATTAAACATGGTTTATCTGGAGTATATGGGTGGTGTGGTGGTTTATAGGTTTCCTGATAGGTCTGAATTAGGTTAATTTGAGGATTATTTGGGATTCCATGAGCCGAGGAGGAAAAATCAGAGtaaaaaaatgttcttttaaCTTTAAAGGTGGACAGAAGTAGCATCTTATCTTTGTTTTTCATGGGAAAaagcttttattttttttaatgtttagggAAATTAAGCTTCAAATTTGGCAGATAATAATAAAGGATGAAGTTTGTGGAGTAGATAGTGATATAGGAAGTGGAGTAAAAAAACATGACTTGAAGAATTGTGTGAAACAAGTAATTTATCCAGTCAAGGTATTATTGATTGATTGAGACAAAAGGATTCCCTCAAAACAACTCAACTCCAACAAGCCTCTGTGGAAGGAGGTTTATGTTTGTTTGGTGGTGTGAATTGGGTGGTTTTTGTCGGCAGGTCCAGTTTTGATGGATTAGTGTGGAGCAAATTAAAAGAGTCAGTAAACTAAATTGGTCTTATCATCCATCTTTACAAAAAACTGATTTGAAGGTGTGATTTCACCACCCTTGTAGCTTTTGTTAAATTTGGTGGTTAAACATTAGCAAATTGtggtaaaaaaattgtttccaTGCTTTGATGGGGGGAGAAATACCCAGTGCAGaaaaattatctatatatagaTGTTCTTGATGTTTGCTTCAGCCAATAGTTGAGTTTTGGGAGTGGTTTATGATAGCAGGAATTTCTCTGTTCCTTTATATCAAAGTGATTTTGGCTATTGGTTTGCCAGAGTTCATTTGAGTATGATTTCTTTTGATTAGTTCACTGCATACATACAGTATATAACTATAAACATTGTTCTATATATTCTTCTTTTCAATATACTAACCTTCAGGCATAGCCATGAATTCTAaaggtttttcaattttctttgacAACAGTCTCTTGTGGCTGATACTATATCTGCCTAAAGGGGTTTTGAATCCCTACTGATGCTTTCAGATCAAGATTGTGCTAGACATCCCAAGTACGAATCAAATGCCATCACTAAAAATGAAGACAAAGCTTGCCACATCCAGTtcgaaagaaaaaaatggtctCCACGTCTGTCCAAATTCTAGTGTCATATCCAAGAGTTCTCTCTCTCGAACCAGAAGTGTGCAGAATGCAGACGAAGTTGCAGATCTGATTCACAATACTCATGATGGTAGGTTTGGCTCTATGTTATGGCTTTTCAGAATAAGAACTTTTTCGTTGTTATTGTGATGGTGTGAGAATGATGCTTTTTTCCTCACCCACAAGTTTTACAATGGAACTCTCTGCTCTATGCTGACGTTGCCATTTCTTCGTACTGCGCATTCTGGTTCAATCATCAGTTGCTTTAATTCTTGCAGTTCCTAGCTACTACAAAGTACATCCACACCAAGTCGGAAGAAATGGTGATCATGCTAATGATTTGGTAGATGACCTGCTTGAAAAGCAACAGCCACCTGTTACTGATTCTGCAAACCTTGATACAACGGTAAATACGTCCTCAAAGTGTTGACAATTAGTACCTGTCGCTTTAAGTTTCATTTATAGTagtcttaatttatttattcatttcttTCAACCTTACGGTGTATAATGGACACAAATTCTTCCAAATATACACATATTGCTGTCATGCATCTTCAGCTtgttatataataaatttatatagttCCCATTTTCCCGGTAAATGGTCATAAAGTGTTTTCATAAACATTATGGAGATACAGAAACTGAACGTAGAAATTCATAGGAGAAAACAAGGAACCAAAGAAAGGTCCACATTTAAGCCGTCTGATCTCTCCATATCTCTACTTAAGTGGTCTGTGAAGAAAACAGTATGTGAAAGGGCTGAGACACGAGCATCAGGAAAAGTAGGCCATTTGTTTTACGAGAGTCAAATTGAGTAAtcttcattttgatatttgacatgAATTAATCCGAGCATCAGGAAAAGTAGGCCATTTGTTTTACGAGAGTCAAATTGAGTAATCTTCAATGTGATATTTGACATGAATTGATCTGTTttctgaaataaaatatatatgttatgaaaaATGGTTTTCCTGAACAggtaataattttttgaaatgtctAGTGTTATAGATGTTCAAAATCAGCACTAGAAGGTGTCACAATTACATAAAAAAGTcagcaaaaatgaaaaaaaaaaaagaaacatgcTGGCTATCTATACAAAAGATTCGATGAACTGTAACTGGGTTTCACTATCATCTATCCAtttctgtttacaccaaaaagatATCCACAAAATGCAATCTGACTTGATCTTCAAGACTGAGTTCTTTTGTCTGTTTAAACATCTcttgtttctctctttccaaACACACCACCATATGGCTGCTGGTACTGTGTTCCATTCTGTCTTGATCTGCTTTGAAAGACCTTTCCTGTTTTGAGATTGTACCTAGCATTACCCATTTGATGCCcagaaatttcaagaaaaactgCAACCGCTGTGTGCTGATAGCAATGTAGAAATAAATGGTCAACAGACTCTTCTCTCACTTCATACATCTGTAAACTATTGGACTCCCCTTCTTTGAAGATTGTCTTGAGTTAAGCAAGTCTTCCTAGCCACCAAAATGTTGCTTTAGAGTTCCAAACTTGTTTCCAGAAACCAAAATGTTGCTGATAGGACTCCCTCGTGAGCAAAATTATTACATGCCCTTACAGTAAAGATGTCCTTGCTGTGTTCCTTTACAGGTAATATATGTTAACCAAATACCTAAGAACCTTTAAACATAGATTTCATAATTGAATAAAACTGATTTGGGAAATTGTGGTATGACAAATTTCATCTTGCAAAAAGTGAGTGGGTCAGAACAAGACCCCAATGCAAGGCTGCTGTAATGAGAGCCCAGATATCAGTCTATCACCAAAAACAGAAATTCATTATGGTCAAATCTTCCgactaaaatataataatttatctCAGAAGTAAATAGTACTtgttttttttgatttgcaccgggtgtccgagtctctttgagccctgactaatcccgggggtgcacaggccctcggcaaggagtttcccgcaagtgcaccacggttaattcaggttttacccagtccgatggccctcagaaattgtttgcacccagtgggtttcgaacttgagaccttgaaagggagcaaaccccaaggctcaagtcaattgccagcaggccaacccCTGAGGGTTAAATAGTACTTGTTAAATACCCAATACAAGCACTTTAGTCTGAGATTTCAGTATCCAGTTGCCGAAATGTTGGACACGTTGACAGCCTTACTTTCCCATATAATAGGTCATTGAGAGACTCCTTTAATCTATATATTACTGTGTCGTTTCATGCTTTATCTTGTACATTTCCATTGAGTACCATTTGTTTCTAGCTGCTTTTGTTGTACTTAATATGTGCTTGATTTTTTTGCTCAACAAAAAGAATAATGCACAAGTAGAGTACAACAAAATCCGACCCCAACTAGCTTGAGATTGAGGCATAGTTATTGTTGTTCAGTGCAACATCAACAGCTAGAAAGAATTAGATAATTCACGTTATATAACTCAcatattattactttattaGTTCACGTAATATATGGCTGGCTGACACTAGGATATACGCGCTCCTATCCCCTGAAAGTTTTACACTTCAGTTTACTATGCCATACTTGTGCCTGCATGCTGAAAGTTTgacaatttgatttttgatgttTGTACTGTCCTATCATGTTTTGGAATCGCTGCAGGAGTCTACAGTAGTAATCTGCAAACCAAGTTCAGAGACAATCTTTTCACCTAGTGTGGAGCCTGTTGGTGGTGCGCACAGTGAGTCTGATATACCAAGTGATGGAGGTACACCTCCAATTTTGTTGGATTCttttgttgattgtgaaatTCATAATCAGATTTTGTTTCTTCTCTTTGTCCTGAAAAAGTGCTTAGGCAAACCACAACCCATCCTTAAATTTGCTTTATATCTTCTGTTCTTGAAAAGGATGTTGCCACACAGCCAAAAGCCCCTCGGGTCGTAGATGATAAGAGCTGAGAAGCacacctctctctctctctccctctgtTCTAGTTCTTGTGAAAAAGATCATTATTACATAAACTTATCGTATTTTTGGTTGCTTACAGCAAGCAATGATTTTTATGTACCCCAATTGGAGACTGAAGATAGTGATAGCAGCAGAAGTTCGTGTGAACATCAGACGTGCAATGTTTCAGATTTCTACATCTCCGATATGATTGTTTCTTGTTTAGCCGTCGAGGGTGAAACCATCTATGATGACAGTTTGACTGACAGATTCTTGGCTGATTACAAGTGTGAAGAACCAAATATCTTTACTAATGTTGATGAGGAATACTTGCTGTTGCCTTTCCTTGAAGACACTGCAGCAGCTAGCTATAGTCAAGAGTGCAGAACATCTAGTGAAACCGCTGTTCAGTCAGATGATTCGAGCTTATACATGGCAATTCACCAGCTCAGATCATCTGAACAATCTGATGCTTTCACATATTTAGAATCTGATCAAGCAGAATGCTTTGACCCACATATTTTCATAAGAAATTTGCCAGACATATTAGAGAGGCCGAATATTTTGCCAAAAGAATCAGAAACATGCAAACCGATCACCCTAGTACTTGACCTAGATGGTGAGATTCACTACTTGGGTACTCTAATTTTACTACTCATTATAGTCTTGCTGCAATTTTTGGTTACGCTGGAAATGATGCAATGTGTagcttgtttttaaaaacaatctTTTGCTATACCTGAGGGCTAGTTACTAAGATTCCTTTACAGCAGGGAGAGTACCCTGGTACCTTCTtgtataatacatatattttacaGCATGACATGGTTCCCATAAGATGGTCTAATATTTTGCGTATTCATTTCATGTCTTCAGAAACACTTGTTCATTCTACACTGGAGCACTGTGACGATGCAGACTTCACATTTCCTGTTTTCTTCAGCATGAAAGAACACATTGTCTATGTGAAACAGCGGCCTCACCTCCGGACATTCTTGGAGAGAGTTGCAGAGATGTTTGACATTGTAATTTTTACTGCTAGTCAGAGCATATATGCGAAGCAACTGTTGGATATTCTGGATCCAGATGGAAAGATTATCTCAAGGCGAGCATATCGTGAATCATGCATCTTCTCTGATGGAAGTTATACAAAGGATTTAACGGTATTAGGTGTTGATCTGGCAAAAGTTGTAATTGTAGATAATTCCCCACAGGTAATCTACTTGCATCTTGTTTTTGATGATAAACCTATTATTATACACTTAATTCTGTTAGTTTGGAATGTGTTTAGTCATGTTAATATGTTTGCTTAGGTCCTATGCTTTCTTCGAGTCTTTTAACCCTGTTAGATAATCTTATGCCACTAGATATCTAGAGAATGTCTagtacttttcattttttggggGGTATAATGGTGGTGGATTGAGAAGATTATAAATGGAGAAACACGGTCGATAAAAATCTACAGCCAACCCCGATTTTGAAACTGAGGTGGTGTAGTAGTAGTTCCTGTATATGCTTATCCTGCTGGTGAGACAGATAGACACAAATCTATTTATACTTCTGGTACTGGGTTGGTAGATTCCtcccttttaatttttttgttttggttataGGTGGTAAGGGGAGTGTACTGGTGAGATTAAGTCACTAAAATTCCTGTGCAATCTGTAAAATAGACACAACACCTTTATCAGGCATTTCACTGCGCTACTCTAGTCGTCTGTAGGCAGAGTTCAATAttgtttgtaaaaaaaatatggtCTCTTGATGtttgtgagttttttttcaagtttcatgTGCTTAGTTGGAAATTGGAGAAAACTAAAAGTGACATGAACCGCAACATAGCAAATGCAGAGTGCTTATTTGAGCATGAAGTAAGGCTATTGTTTTAtgtaactaaatattaatttccCATCTTGATTTCAGGTTTTCAGATTgcaagtgaataatgggattcCTATTAAGAGTTGGTTTGATGATCCTTCAGACTCTGCACTAATTTCTTTACTTCCATTCCTAGAGACACTGGCTGATGCTGATGATGTCCGACCTATTATTGCTAAGAAATTTGGTAACAAGGAATAAGAGGCCCTTGTTTCTTCCTAGTAGTTCCTCTAACACCTCCTCTCTTCTCATTTAAACAGAATTATCCTTCATTTACATGCTCATTGTTCTATCCTCATTGAGCCTTGATATAATTGGGGTGTGCAATAAGAATACTAGTCCTTTTCTGGTTGAGTCAGTTTTGTTGTGCGCATTCCTTTTCTTGTTTCCACCCTGTTGACAACTTTCTTCAGTCCATTGCTTACTAATTTGTTTCAAATATAGTTGCAAGAGGTTCTCCTTGTGTGCAATGTACAGTTATATTTGCCTAGTTATTTACAAGCTTGTGTATATGGATTGATCTATTGTGAAAtaaattgtgatttcatgtttcaTTATCATAGCATAAAGCTGTCCATTGGACTAAATTATACCTGTTCATTGTATAGCCTTTGCTCAATCTAGCGTACTTATCAATTTTGCAGTAGCATAAGTTCCCAATCAAAGGCTAATTGGCCAAAAACATCAGGGTTCGCAGTCGAAATAGATTTAGAAGATATTTGGATCATCATTAGATGATGCTTTAAAGACCACCAACTTttagaagtaaaaaataaaatagcatGGACATGCAAGCACTTACTTGTTTCTTCATGTAGACTTGCACTGGCTGTTCTGATCTCCTTTTATTTCAGAACGCTACTTGTTATATGTGCTAAACATAGTCGAAAATCTGTCAAACTCGCCTCAAAGCCTAAGTATAAAACCTTAGGTCTGGAGGTTACTACCTAATCATTTTGCCTATTCATGAAACAGTCCACTTGTAAGATTGACTGCCTACTATTTATCAGGAAATGAGAACAGTTGTCTGAAGTTATAGTCATTAAGTTAAGAAATTGATCAGTTAAAATGTTACAGAGGTTCTTGCTAACATTTCACCGAGAGAATTGATTGCTTCAGAGTTGAAAGTAATAATAGTATAGTTCCACCACTTATTTACTGCAGGGAGACCATTTTTAGTGATTCATACTACTAAGGGCTAATTAGAGCTGTATCGCCAGATTGCTTTGAATATTGGTAGATTGCCTTTCTTGGTCGCTGATACCTGCTGAAAAGCATTAGAGTGACGGCTAACTGTAAATTGTACCGAAGTAGAGACTAGATATATGTGCAAGGGTCATGGAATTTCCATTCTCTATCAAGTTGAACTTCTTTAGCTCTACTTCAACTCTTTCTCTATAATTTCTTCTTGCATGGTGTAATAACTGTCAGTCTTTCACTGGAAAATCCCTCTGCTTCTGAAAAATCCCAAACAAAACtataagaaaaaaggaaaagaaagctCAAGGTGATACCTTATCAAAAAAAGTAAACACTAGGGGATAAAAGTAAGACTAACTCTGAGCAACATAATCTTCTTGTTATAGTGAAACTGAAATCTACAGATATTCTGTTTAAGTTTACTTTACCTTCCATTTTATGAACTCTCTCATTTTACATGCTTGGTTAACACTTAACAGTTCCTCGTGATTTGAACGTCATGCTGTTGCTTATTCCTTTGATTTTCATGTTAGTGAATCTAGTAAGCATTcctttgattttgatttcatgttggtgaaTCTAGTAAGCTATGCTTCTGCATTTGTTTTGCTTAACAtctcaaaaaattgaagaataatgCTTTTCAAGGATCTTCAGTTATTGCTAGTTCAAAAATAAGTTCATACAACTGTTTTCATACTTGATATGATGAATACCTAGAATATTCTAGagagcctttttttttttgagtggATTATTTTGGTGAGGTAATGTCTGGCCCGTGCGATTCATGTTATTTCAGATAGTTTTGAAGAATAGTTAGGTTGGCATTTCTACAACAGTTTATAAGTTTGAATTGTGTCAATCTGCTGATATAGTTGACAAATCATTGCTACTGGATGTAGACTATATCATTCTTTTGGATTATCCCAAGAATGAATGCTCATCAAGATAGCTGAGCTAAAGCACTAGATCGTTAGTGATTAGCCTTTTGCTAAAGTTAGAGTTCTCTGTAGATTTAGGTCATTAAACTTCAATGAGGATGACACTTTCTGCCTGCTTGGTAGCTCAATCTGTATATACTAGTAGTTTTTGGGTGCAAGGAATATTGTGCAAAAGGATTGCAGTTTGACTAGGAGGTACGGAGTTTACGATTTTATGCATGACCGGATATCATGATTAATCTATAGTCTTTCCCTGGGATGTGAGTCAATATGGCAAGTTTGGGATATTAGCCATGGCTGAAATCTTTAGGATGGAATATGAAATAGCCTTGTGAAAGCATGTCAGATGATGGAGTGCATCATTGTGGGGGTCAGCGTGTAGTTCTGAGAATTTGTTTGTTAGGTATATAATTGCAGGTTGTTCCTTGGTTTACCTGCTTCCAATCCTTTTAGTATTCTCGCCCATTCGGATCATGATATTATTGACTTGCTTTTCGATCAAAATGATTTCATAACCACAAAGAAACACCTCTTTCCTTTGAACATGATGCTTGATATTGACATGAGGGTTCTATTTCTCGGTATTGAATAGTTTAGGCAATTAATTCTGCAAGAATGGGTGTTTTCTAGGTGGTGACAAGGTGGTAGGGCAAGCTGCAAACACTAGATGATGTCTCTGGTGATGTAGAGGTTGGGACTAGACTTTCAATTGGATGTTTCCCAGTCGAACCCTCTGTGCGGATACTGAGAAGTTTGCATGATTTGGGTAGCTCATGGTCCAGCTTAccattatattttttgtcattGATATCTGTGCTTGTAAAATTTCATTACCCTTTCCAATCTGAATCTGTTATCTGCAGGTCATATGGAGATAACTAGTGTTTTGGCCACGAAGTGGACTAATCTTAGGTATGCAGTATTGATTTGTTTAATGTTTTCTCAGGGTCACGACAGAAACTAACtaccttttgttttattttgttttgagaAAAACTAACTACTGCTGACAATATCAGGTTTTCATTTCCAAAATCAggttgttttctctttttttttttttcccttcattaTTGAAGTGTCAGGATGAACTCAAATCTGTGCAAGGTATTTTCGTAGGGCAGGATCTATAATAAGAGATGTCATATCTTATCCCTTTCTGTATAGTATGTTACTGCAGTATAGATCAACTAGCATTGACCTTTTTTTTGTTCTGTCATGTCTTTGATGCTCTTTTAACTTCGTGGCATGAATAGTATTTGTTCAACGGTTCAACCGAGGAAAAACTGTAAAAGAGtgccttttctttctttttttcttcgttTTTTTTAAACGAGTAAAGTGTATAAACAAAAACCTTTTTCTTCCCTTTATATGTAGAGGATTTTTGAGTTTGTCAGCATCATCTATTTGTGCTGAATTGGACTGCTTGCTTATTAATTTTGATGTAATAAGTCAGGTtgtattactccctctgttatCTTGTGATGATTGTCCATATTGTGTGATTGACACATGCCAAACAAGGTGCACTTGATTAATTGTCACTTAAAACAGTACGAGCTTTTTTCATGAAGAAAATAACCACCTTTAACTTGGTACTCATGAATTATAGGATCTGGTTATCTTGATGGTCTCTCTGTATAAGGACTTCTCTTCGGATTAATTCTCGTCTCATACTAATATCTAGAGAAATTAGTATAGTGGATGATTAAACCATTTAATATGTCATATGCTGTTCTTATGGATATCCTGTTCGACCTAGCCTCAGAGTAATAGAAATGTTGATATAATGACTCAAATAGTCTAATTAAGATTATTCGAATAAAGTGAGGTTGCTgctactgcacttgcttgtgcAAGGATTTTGGTATATGATGGTGTGCGTAGCATTCTTTTATTTTCGTGGGTGATACTTGAAGAAAATAACCGTTTATGTGCTGTGTGGTTTTGTTATAGGAACGTGAATGTTGGATACATGGCTTTTGAATAATCAATGTGTACCCAAATATCATCGATAGGTTAATTTGGTATTTGGATTGGTATGGAAGCAATGTGTATCACTCTTTATGCGATATAGGACATTATTTCATTTACAAATGAACAGGAAAAGAGAGAAAACAGCAACTAAGTAGGCAAAGTAGGAAGCTATTTCTAGATGCAATTGTTTTCTGGGTTTAAAATTGCAACTTTCGTTCTGTAAAAGCAAAGCACTTTTCTGGATGGTCCTTTTAGACTACTCGCCAACAATAAAATGGCAAGCCTTCAATCTTCATACTAGTGCCTCAAATGCAAATATAATAAGGCCCAAGGACATTTATACTttgaatcaataaaattaaatgaaatgatGGTAAGTTTAGTTCGTTGAGGGTCTACACAAAGCCTCTCTTCTTCATTCAGAGGCTATGCatcataaagaatgattccttTGAagttacataatttatttttcttaaaaatggcCACACAAAACATTTGAAGACATAGTGTGCTCTAGACTGAGTTGTTCATCTTATAGACAGAGAAGATATAAGCCGTGCTTGATTCATAAGATTTCAAAGGATCACCAGTCCATTCCGCATTGCTTAGCACCATTGATTTAAAATATCATGTTGCAATAAAAGCTCGGCAGATATTGCTATCAATTTCAAGTAAAGCCCATGTTCTGGAACattaaagtaaatttttttgggggaatTTACGTGAATATACCGTTAGCCAAACTTAATTGCCAGCAGACGGC
The Solanum stenotomum isolate F172 chromosome 12, ASM1918654v1, whole genome shotgun sequence DNA segment above includes these coding regions:
- the LOC125846608 gene encoding uncharacterized protein LOC125846608, producing the protein MPSLKMKTKLATSSSKEKNGLHVCPNSSVISKSSLSRTRSVQNADEVADLIHNTHDVPSYYKVHPHQVGRNGDHANDLVDDLLEKQQPPVTDSANLDTTESTVVICKPSSETIFSPSVEPVGGAHSESDIPSDGASNDFYVPQLETEDSDSSRSSCEHQTCNVSDFYISDMIVSCLAVEGETIYDDSLTDRFLADYKCEEPNIFTNVDEEYLLLPFLEDTAAASYSQECRTSSETAVQSDDSSLYMAIHQLRSSEQSDAFTYLESDQAECFDPHIFIRNLPDILERPNILPKESETCKPITLVLDLDETLVHSTLEHCDDADFTFPVFFSMKEHIVYVKQRPHLRTFLERVAEMFDIVIFTASQSIYAKQLLDILDPDGKIISRRAYRESCIFSDGSYTKDLTVLGVDLAKVVIVDNSPQVFRLQVNNGIPIKSWFDDPSDSALISLLPFLETLADADDVRPIIAKKFGNKE